A genome region from Leptodactylus fuscus isolate aLepFus1 chromosome 6, aLepFus1.hap2, whole genome shotgun sequence includes the following:
- the TSHZ2 gene encoding teashirt homolog 2 yields MPRRKQQAPKRAAGYFQDGEEDLKDDSVKDDEEEDDDSNSTAPLQDSAYSPTDEEQEVGGGLKQSLSFQNSPGSLICNQDGESESLMSDASDQVTDGKSVSSKDAQDQKTDPLPRLQTEAHDCMDKMKMAYANILSDSYWTNLGLSLKVPPSERKPCDSRNGASKGEFDWHQDALSKSLQQNIPSKSISKPNLFSSVQLYRQNSKMYGTVFTGASRFRCRQCSAAYDTLVELTVHMNETGHYQDDNHKKDKHRPANYSKPRKRAFQDMDKEDAQKVLKCMFCGDSFDSLQDLSVHMIKTKHYQKVPLKEPIPSISSKMVSSAKKRVFEVTRPCSPDSTTGSFVDHSSTQKNSNSQLSSNNRYGYQNGASYTWQFEACKSQILKCMECGSSHDTLQQLTTHMMVTGHFLKVTNSASKKGKQLVLDPLAVEKMQSLSDSPSSDSQSKPSASSPSGGSSSEILSSKECKMDMSEDSNKEDKVNASDEHEDILEKPLDPTLKYQYLREEDLEDGSKEGGDILKSLENTVTSAINKAQNGTPSWSAYPSIHAAYQLSDVMKPSVSLGSQVMQMRPSFSNKFRPIAPKCKSTPLSSNSPFESQSTQVKEESEDTESEREMAKETLKSERMQSDKNEDSPKADVLLDSPKKEPCSPKNEEKTKQSCEKEKPKLLEPVESPLVREECSSLRNSANHSPDIPCVNPLSALQSVLNNHLGKASESIRPTSNSNASSTSLISLFQKSPTSRIEKPTVCLTPPQPQPASHYLFETNDQPIDLTKSKNKKVESSKAQSCTSPPQKHALSDIADMVKILPKATTPKHVASSRVASMKLEMDSRRFEEVSTEVSSLHKRKGRQSNWNPQHLLILQAQFASSLFQTSEGKYLLSDLGPQERMQISKFTGLSMTTISHWLANVKYQLRKTGGTKFLKNMDKGHPVFYCSDCASQFRTPSSYITHLETHLGFQMKDMNRLAVEQQTKVEKEISRVAVQRSPQPVATEEDTDSKFKCKLCCRTFASKHAVKLHLSKTHSKSPEHHSQFVAEVDEE; encoded by the coding sequence GTTATTTTCAAGATGGAGAAGAGGATTTGAAGGATGACAGCGTCAAGGATgacgaggaggaggatgatgatagCAACTCCACTGCTCCACTCCAGGACAGTGCCTACTCTCCCACAGATGAGGAACAAGAGGTCGGCGGGGGTCTCAAGCAGAGCCTCAGTTTCCAGAATTCCCCGGGAAGTCTCATATGCAATCAAGATGGGGAAAGCGAGTCCTTGATGAGTGATGCCAGTGATCAGGTGACAGATGGAAAAAGTGTATCTTCTAAAGATGCTCAGGACCAAAAAACAGACCCACTCCCACGGCTCCAGACAGAGGCACACGACTGTATGGATAAAATGAAGATGGCATATGCCAACATCTTGTCTGATTCTTACTGGACAAATTTAGGACTAAGTCTTAAGGTGCCTCCTTCTGAAAGGAAACCTTGTGACAGTCGTAATGGAGCCAGTAAAGGCGAATTTGATTGGCATCAAGATGCTCTCTCTAAAAGTTTACAGCAAAACATACCTTCAAAATCAATTTCTAAACCAAACCTCTTCAGTTCTGTTCAGTTGTACCGTCAAAACTCCAAAATGTATGGCACCGTGTTTACTGGAGCCAGCAGGTTTCGTTGCAGGCAGTGCAGTGCGGCCTATGACACCTTAGTGGAGCTAACTGTCCATATGAATGAAACAGGCCATTATCAAGATGATAACCACAAGAAAGACAAGCACAGACCTGCAAATTATTCCAAGCCCAGAAAAAGGGCATTTCAGGATATGGACAAAGAGGATGCCCAGAAAGTTTTAAAGTGCATGTTTTGTGGAGACTCTTTTGATTCTCTCCAAGATCTAAGTGTCCACATGATAAAAACAAAGCATTACCAAAAAGTGCCTTTGAAGGAACCTATTCCAAGCATCTCATCCAAAATGGTCTCCTCAGCAAAAAAACGTGTATTTGAAGTGACTCGGCCATGTTCACCAGATTCGACCACTGGTTCCTTTGTGGATCATAGTTCCACACAAAAGAACTCAAATTCCCAGCTGTCCTCTAACAATCGATATGGCTATCAGAATGGTGCCAGCTATACTTGGCAGTTCGAAGCTTGTAAATCTCAAATTCTAAAGTGCATGGAATGTGGCAGTTCACATGACACTTTGCAGCAACTCACGACACACATGATGGTCACTGGACATTTCTTGAAAGTTACCAATTCAGCCTCAAAGAAAGGTAAGCAGTTGGTCTTAGACCCTCTTGCTGTAGAAAAGATGCAGTCACTCTCAGATTCACCTTCAAGTGACAGCCAGTCAAAGCCATCAGCAAGTTCCCCATCTGGAGGATCATCCTCTGAAATCCTGAGTAGTAAAGAATGTAAAATGGATATGTCAGAAGACAGTAACAAGGAAGACAAAGTAAATGCCAGTGACGAACATGAAGATATTCTCGAAAAGCCCTTAGATCCAACACTCAAGTACCAATACCTAAGGGAAGAGGACTTAGAAGATGGCTCAAAAGAGGGTGGAGATATTTTGAAATCTCTAGAGAACACTGTAACCTCAGCTATTAACAAAGCCCAAAATGGAACACCAAGCTGGAGTGCATACCCCAGTATCCATGCCGCATATCAACTTTCAGATGTCATGAAACCATCAGTTTCACTTGGTTCTCAAGTTATGCAGATGAGACCATCTTTCTCAAATAAATTTAGGCCGATCGCTCCTAAGTGCAAATCAACACCACTTTCCTCAAACAGCCCCTTTGAATCTCAATCTACACAAGTGAAGGAGGAGTCTGAAGACACAGAGTCTGAAAGAGAGATGGCAAAAGAAACCCTGAAGTCAGAGAGAATGCAATCAGACAAAAACGAAGATTCGCCAAAAGCGGATGTCTTGTTAGATTCACCAAAAAAAGAACCCTGCTCCCCGAAAAACGAAGAGAAAACTAAACAAAGCTGTGAAAAGGAAAAACCTAAACTTCTGGAACCCGTAGAGTCACCACTAGTACGAGAAGAATGTTCTTCCCTCCGAAATTCCGCAAATCATTCCCCTGACATTCCGTGTGTAAATCCTCTTAGTGCACTACAGTCTGTGCTAAATAACCACTTGGGAAAAGCATCAGAGTCCATAAGACCTACATCCAATTCCAATGCAAGTTCCACGAGCTTAATTTCTCTGTTTCAGAAGTCTCCAACAAGTCGAATAGAAAAACCAACCGTATGCCTCACACCACCACAGCCACAGCCTGCTTCCCATTATTTATTCGAAACCAATGATCAGCCAATAGATCTGaccaaatctaaaaataaaaaagtggagTCCTCCAAAGCTCAGTCGTGTACATCTCCACCTCAGAAGCATGCTCTGTCTGACATAGCTGATATGGTCAAGATTCTTCCTAAAGCTACCACCCCAAAGCATGTTGCTTCTTCTAGAGTAGCCTCCATGAAACTAGAAATGGATTCTAGGCGCTTTGAAGAAGTCTCCACAGAAGTTTCATCTTTGCATAAAAGGAAGGGAAGACAATCCAATTGGAATCCTCAGCATCTCCTCATCTTACAAGCTCAGTTTGCATCAAGTCTCTTTCAAACATCAGAAGGAAAATATTTGTTATCGGATCTTGGGCCCCAAGAGCGCATGCAGATTTCTAAGTTCACTGGACTCTCCATGACAACCATTAGCCACTGGTTAGCCAATGTAAAATACCAGCTTAGGAAGACAGGTGGGACAAAATTTCTGAAAAACATGGACAAGGGACATCCCGTGTTTTACTGCAGTGACTGCGCATCTCAGTTCCGGACCCCTTCCAGCTATATAACCCACTTAGAGACTCATCTTGGGTTTCAAATGAAGGATATGAATAGGCTGGCAGTGGAGCAGCAAACCAAGGTAGAGAAGGAAATCTCAAGGGTAGCTGTACAGAGGTCACCCCAGCCGGTGgctacagaagaagacacagactcTAAGTTTAAGTGTAAATTGTGTTGTCGGACATTTGCCAGCAAGCATGCGGTTAAGCTACATCTAAGCAAAACACACAGCAAATCCCCAGAACATCATTCACAGTTTGTTGCTGAAGTGGACGAGGAATAA